A window of the Gemmatimonadota bacterium genome harbors these coding sequences:
- a CDS encoding TIGR04282 family arsenosugar biosynthesis glycosyltransferase, with product MTSLIVFVKNPIPGAVKTRLQTRYAPDQVAALYTAFVRDVLERAESIDVDRRVIAFDPSDARSEVCALFGGGMKALWEFVPQVQDDLGVRMREALVQELDAGASAAVLIGTDIPSLPASHITQAFDLLRAKDVVLGPSIDGGYYLVGVSKSTPEIFEDVEWSTPGVLAQTIDRVQCAGHTLGLVPPWFDVDTPDELDLLLAHARATILATGIDPLPHTHVCLSNLT from the coding sequence ATGACTTCTCTAATCGTTTTTGTCAAAAATCCAATTCCCGGAGCGGTTAAGACCCGGTTGCAGACGCGCTATGCACCCGATCAGGTTGCGGCCCTGTACACCGCGTTTGTGCGCGATGTGCTGGAGCGGGCCGAAAGTATCGATGTTGATCGACGGGTGATCGCTTTTGATCCGTCCGATGCAAGGTCTGAGGTTTGCGCGCTTTTTGGTGGGGGGATGAAGGCGCTATGGGAGTTCGTTCCTCAGGTGCAGGATGATCTTGGTGTTCGTATGCGAGAAGCTCTTGTTCAAGAACTCGACGCTGGTGCATCGGCAGCCGTTCTCATTGGTACGGATATTCCCTCTCTTCCAGCCAGCCATATTACACAGGCATTCGATTTGCTGCGTGCAAAGGATGTTGTTTTAGGTCCGAGTATAGATGGTGGATACTATCTCGTTGGTGTTTCAAAATCTACGCCGGAGATTTTTGAGGATGTGGAATGGAGCACGCCCGGGGTTCTGGCGCAGACTATTGACCGCGTTCAGTGTGCTGGACATACGCTCGGTCTCGTTCCTCCCTGGTTTGATGTCGATACGCCCGATGAACTCGATCTTCTTCTCGCCCATGCGCGTGCGACAATACTCGCTACGGGCATAGATCCCTTACCGCATACCCATGTCTGTTTGTCGAACTTGACTTGA